GAGAAGAAGCGTTGGGCGGCGAGGAAGAGGATGACCGTGGGCAGCGAGACGAGCAGGCCGCCTGCCAGCACGGTCGGGAGCGAGGCCCCGCCGTACGTGCTCTGCAGGCCGGTGAGGGCCGGCATGATCGGGCGGACCGAGTCGGACTGGCTCAGGGTCAGGCCGAGCAGCAGGTCGTTCCAGACGAACGTCGCCTGCAGGATGAAGATCGCGGCCAGCGCCGACCCGGCCATCGGCAGGTAGATGCTGCGGAAGATCCGGAACAGCCCGCCGCCGTCGACGATCGCGGCCTCGAACACGCTGCGCGCGATCCCGGTGAAGAAGTTCCGCATCACGAACGCCGAGAACGGCACGCTGATCGCGGTGTAGACGATGATCATCCCGATCCGGGTGTCGTACAGCCCGGAGTTCGCGTACCCGGAGAACAACGGCATCAGGATCATCTGCAGCGGAAAGATCGTCCCGCCGAAGATGAACACGAACCAACCGAAGCCGCGCTTCAACCGCAGTACGACGATCGCGTACCCGGCCGCCGAGCCGATCAGCACCGCGACCACCGGCGCGATCACGCTGTACATCGTGGTCGCCACCAACGTGTCCCCGAGCGCCGCCTTGCTCCACGCGTCACCGAAGTTCGCGAACAACGAGAACCCGGCCGGCTTCCACACGGTCTTCGCGTCGTACCCGTCGACGGACTTGGACGCGTTCACGACCAGCAGGTAGACCGGCGCAAGCCAGATCAGCCCGAGTACGACGAGAAGCGCGGTCTTAACCCTGTTCACGAGCATCCCCCAACTGGTAACGGAGGTAGAGGATCGACGCCGCGAAGGTGACCAGGCTCAGGAACAGCGCGATCGCGGCGCCCTGTCCGTAGTCGTTCAGCACGAACGTCTCCTTGTACATGGACAGTGCCAGCGTCTCGGACGACGTACCCGGGCCACCTTGCGTCATCACCCAGACCACGTCGAACGTCTTCAGGCTGCCGACGATCGAGAGCCCGATGACCACCGTGGTGATCGGCCGGAGCTGCGGCCAGAGGTGGTGGCGGAACAGGCTGAACCCCTCCGCGCCGTCCAGCCTCGCAGCCTCCAGCGGCTCAGCAGGGATCGACTGCAGGCCGACCACGAACAGCAGCGCGTTCACACCCGCCGCCTGCCAGGTGACCGCCACGATCATCATCAGCGTGTTGCCGGGACCTGCCTGCAGCCAGCCGGTGTGGGCACCCGGGAGCCCGAAGAACCCGAGTGCCTGGCCCAGTGCGCCGTCCGGCTGCAGTACGAAGCCCCAGATGACGCCAACGGCCACACCGGAGATCGCGTAGGGCAGCAGGAACGGCAGCCGCAGCCACGTGCCCCACTTGTGCCCGTAGGTCAGTACGGCGATCAGTAGGCCGAGCGCCACGGGCAGTGTCACCATGCCGACCACCCACAGCAGCGTGTTGACGAGTGCCCCGATCAGATCGGGGTCACTGAACATCGCCTTGTAGTTGGCCAGCCCCGACCACACCGGTGACGCCAGCCCGTCGTAATCGGTGAAGCTGACGTACGTCGTCCACAGGAACGGCAGGTACAACAGGAGTGCGACGACCGCTACAGCTGGTAGGCCGAACAGGGGCGCCTTGCGCGCCCCCGTCCGGTCAAGGGCCTGATTGCTCACTTCTGCTTGGCCCAGTACGCGTCCGCCTCGGCCTGGATCTTCTGCAGGCCCGGCATCGGGTCACCCGGCTTGGTCACGAACGCGCCGAACACCTCGAGTGCCTTGTTCGCAACCGGTACGGGCGTCGCCTCGAACCAGCGGTTGATCAGCCGGTACCCGTCACCGCCGACGTCCTTGTTCAGCTTCGCCAGCCCCGGGTCCTTGACCTCGGCCTTCGGGTTGAACGAC
This Kribbella sp. NBC_00482 DNA region includes the following protein-coding sequences:
- a CDS encoding carbohydrate ABC transporter permease, with the protein product MSNQALDRTGARKAPLFGLPAVAVVALLLYLPFLWTTYVSFTDYDGLASPVWSGLANYKAMFSDPDLIGALVNTLLWVVGMVTLPVALGLLIAVLTYGHKWGTWLRLPFLLPYAISGVAVGVIWGFVLQPDGALGQALGFFGLPGAHTGWLQAGPGNTLMMIVAVTWQAAGVNALLFVVGLQSIPAEPLEAARLDGAEGFSLFRHHLWPQLRPITTVVIGLSIVGSLKTFDVVWVMTQGGPGTSSETLALSMYKETFVLNDYGQGAAIALFLSLVTFAASILYLRYQLGDAREQG
- a CDS encoding carbohydrate ABC transporter permease, which gives rise to MNRVKTALLVVLGLIWLAPVYLLVVNASKSVDGYDAKTVWKPAGFSLFANFGDAWSKAALGDTLVATTMYSVIAPVVAVLIGSAAGYAIVVLRLKRGFGWFVFIFGGTIFPLQMILMPLFSGYANSGLYDTRIGMIIVYTAISVPFSAFVMRNFFTGIARSVFEAAIVDGGGLFRIFRSIYLPMAGSALAAIFILQATFVWNDLLLGLTLSQSDSVRPIMPALTGLQSTYGGASLPTVLAGGLLVSLPTVILFLAAQRFFSRGLALGQF